TAGAAAAAGTCCCAAAGGAGGGAGATAACCAACAACCCCATTCAGCTAAGATGTTTATAAACCACACCAATGATCAGTATAGCACAGCAACCCTAAGGGTGCAGTAATGGAGTACAGTCTCAATGGATTCATCTACAAAACTCTTCTACACCTGAGCCTCAGGGAACAttttggaagaggaaaagaaaacagagaaagattgtaagagtgagaggatcagggagtttgctatgAGATCTCTCCAAATAATATCAGAAAATGCACCCACAGACTATCACAAACATTACTTTCTAAATGTTAGCTGGATAAAGAGAAACACTGAACACCCCAAACTAAACAGAGTAAATCCTGTGGGACCTCAACAATGTGGAAAGAACTATAGGCAGGAGAGATGGTCTTTCCTAGAGAAGAGAAGACTATTACTGTTCAGGTTACATAGCCATCCCTGAAAACAGAAAGGcaaataacattatacagactaagCAAGTAAtatttacaaacatttctatacatttatacacatatacttgCAATAGCAATTAGTGAAAAAAAGAGGACATAGATTTGAAGAAGTGCTTGGAAGGATTTGTGGAATGGTTTCAATAGAGCAAAGGGTAGAAAGAGATATTCCATGTCTGTTATAACCTCAAaagcataattaaaaacaaaaagaaaaagattgacaatttaagtaatttttcttttggCAAATGAGAATTTGAGTCTTATTACCCAAAGTTCCcaaagttttgttgttgttgttgttgttgttgttattgttgttgttgttgttgctgttattgttgttgttattattgttgttgttgttgttattgttgttgtatgTTTCCTATTTTTGAGATGAAAGAAGATGTTTCAAATTATTACATCTAATTTTATATATGAAATCACATCCTACATTTACAATTTCTTGTATAGGAAAGATGTTTttctataaatacatataatatattaataagtaGACATGTTATTAagacatatattacatatatcaaTAAGTAGTCTTTTATTGGAAAAAGATAGAACACACATAGTCCATCAAgtaattttcttaatttcatgACATAAACATTTGGTTTCTACTAATAATTAATTTCTTCAAAGCATCCTTCACTTCCTTGTTCCTTAAGCTGTAGATCAAGGGGTTCAACATGGGGATGATCACTGTGTAGAAGACAGAAGCCATTTTGTCTGTGTCTAGAGAGTGGTTAGAACTGGGCTGCAAGTACATAAAAATGAGGGTTCCATAGAAAATGGTCACTGCCAGCATGTGGGAACCACATGTCGAGAAAGCCTTGCGTCTACCTTCAGCGGAACGCATTCTTAGAATGGCAGAAATAATGAATGTGTAGGAAATAAACACAatgagaagagaggaaatgaaCATGATGCCAGCGCAGACAAAGATCCATAGCTGTTTGGAGTGAGTGTCTGAGCAAGTTAGCCTGAGGAGAGGCATGTCATCACAGTAGAAATGATTGATGGTATTTGAGTGACAATAGCAGAGGCGAAAGGTGAGGGTGGCGTGAAACAGTGCTACCAAGAAGCTGTAGAGATAGGGGGCAGCTACAAGCTGAAAACAGATTCCTGGGGACATTAGGACCATATAGAGCAGAGGGTTACAAATGGCCACATACCTGTCATAGGCCATGGAAGCCAGGAGCAAGCATTCAGCTGTCATGAAGGCTAGGAAACAGCCTAACTGGGCAGCACATGCATTGAAGGATATCACATTTTGTTTGTACAAGAAATTGCCAAGCATCTTGGGTGTAATGACAGATGAGTAGCagaaatcaacaaaagccaggttgctgaggaagaagtacatgggtgtgtggagtCTTGCGTCTGTTCTAATGACCACAATCAAACCCAGGTTGCCAAATGTTGTGAAAAGATAGATGAATAAGAATACCCCAAACAGGGGCATCTTTAACTCCTCGCGATCTGTGAGGCCCACAAGAATGAACTCTGTTACCTGGGAGCAGTTTATCTGAGCCATGAATCTTCATAAAATCTATGCAGAAATCAATAGAAAAGATTGTAACCAACATTTTGACCAGAATATTTTATGTTAATATAGTGAAACACATACATTGTTAACATGAAAATTATAGATGAATTTAAAACTGATTAGCCCTTTTGGAGTCAGAGCAATAGAAGACTATGAGGAGGTTATTTTCTTGGAAATGTTTCTCTTGCTCTAAACTGGTAGCAGGATAGGAACCAATTCACTGGTTCAGTCTTTTTCTGATGTTTCCATTGATTATTTGCCACTCAACATTAGTTTTTGGAATATTGAAAACAAATATCAACAtgcatataataaaaatgattttattccaAAGGCATTaccatacatatgtatgtaacatAAACTATATTTTGTTTCCATGAAAACATACagagttcttttcttttattctttactaTATACCATAGAAAAATTATGATATATAACCACAGGTTAAGAATTAGAAAGATCCTATGCTTTCTAAGTGGTCCTGATCCCAGAGCAAACAGAACTTACATTCTCTGTCCTTGTCCTTGTACAGTCACAGAATTGGCAAGCCCCATCTGCCTGTAGTCAGCACCTGTAGTCAAGGTCATCCTTTCTTGGAAATTGACTCTCCTCTGTGTTGTGGTTATCAGTCCTAAGCATTCTCAATCTGAgcattctgtgttttctttggaATTCATCTACTTTAGCCCTCTGCTGGTTTTGGCCTAATCCTCCTTCTGTAAATAGTTCATAGGATGATATATTTCTTAATAAATTTGCTTAGAGAAAGACATCAGCTTATGAAGGACCCCTTGCTCCCAACTATTGCTTTGTGCCTCAATCCTCAATCTTCATACTGGATAACTTACAGTTTAGTGCCCTCATACCTGGGTTTCTGTCACTTACATGTTTGTAATAGTCTTAGTAATGCATATGGGTAGCAGGACATCAGACATAATAAAGCTTATagcatatttatttctgtttggCTTTTGACAGTAGTCTGTTGTAAAATACCcattatacaaataaataaaaggttcCCAGAACATTTCAGTATCTGAAGCAAGTTTAGAATTCCGAGCTGGGCTTCAAACAATGTCCAGGACATCTGatgataatattttcattatggcctcctctcttccctcagcTGAGCTCCTCCTAAAGAGGACAGAAACGAAGTACACATAGAAGAAAA
This Rattus norvegicus strain BN/NHsdMcwi chromosome 3, GRCr8, whole genome shotgun sequence DNA region includes the following protein-coding sequences:
- the Or8u9 gene encoding olfactory receptor Olr482 encodes the protein MAQINCSQVTEFILVGLTDREELKMPLFGVFLFIYLFTTFGNLGLIVVIRTDARLHTPMYFFLSNLAFVDFCYSSVITPKMLGNFLYKQNVISFNACAAQLGCFLAFMTAECLLLASMAYDRYVAICNPLLYMVLMSPGICFQLVAAPYLYSFLVALFHATLTFRLCYCHSNTINHFYCDDMPLLRLTCSDTHSKQLWIFVCAGIMFISSLLIVFISYTFIISAILRMRSAEGRRKAFSTCGSHMLAVTIFYGTLIFMYLQPSSNHSLDTDKMASVFYTVIIPMLNPLIYSLRNKEVKDALKKLIISRNQMFMS